The DNA segment AATTGATTAcatcctttggtaatcgattaccagagagaaaatacTATCTTTTTAAAACCATAAAATGCATTTGGAAAAATTCCTTTGGCCAAAGCTTACCATCATCAATTAAAGAATGCTTTCTAAGATTCTAGGGACTAACTTCATCATTTATCTTGAATTTCTGAGTTCTTGACTtggattaaacttgagaagcgcttatcaggggacatcatcaaaacttcatattAAATATGCTTCTACAGTACCCTGATAGTGAGTTTTTggcaaatgaaattatttcaggAATTGggattatttttcttctaaaatattcAAGCAAGATTGTAGATAGAAGCACAATACCAGTTTGTTTGGATGGATGAATCTGGGGAGGAGAGAGATAGAGATGAGAGAGTTACAATAGAAATGTACAATTAGTGATTTGGATGGAGGTGGATtgtaggagagaaaaaaaaatttgggtGTGGCATCCACCCAAAAAATTTCTCCTCACTTTAGGGTAGATTTTAGGGGGGGAAGGAGGAGGCATATGTGTTTTCCACAGGTACCCTTCATTGGTTTTTGGAACATATGTTAAGGGTAAAAAGGATTTCATATATGACATTTCCATTTCTTTCTACTCTTCTATTCATTCAAACAAGCTGAGATAGctttttccatttctttccTTCTTATTTCTATTCACTCACACAATACATCTTTTCTactatatttctttcttttttctcttttcttcctttccttcttctttcctcatccaaacacaGTGTACAGGCTCTTATGAATTCTGCTCATAAAcagtagaaatatatttaaaaaggtTACATACTGTGATAGTGAATCTTTAGGGAATGAAGTTATATCAGACATTGCAGATTGGCATTGTCAGTTTCAATTCAGCTGTTGATGATTCCATCATTTTTGAATTTTCAAGGGGTTCAACAGGTTATAGGACTGGAGTAAGGTATAATTTGAGGGgttgaaatataaaattttaaattgatacaGCGGCAGCTTTCATGGCAGACATTGATGATGTTCACATCCAACCTTCAAGTGGGGACCTTCTTTTATGGAGAGCTGATTCTGGTGGTTCTTATTCCACAAAGTCAGCTTACAATCTCCTAAAGGCTGAGGACAGACATGTTACTGAAGACAgcgcttccaagattatttggAGTTTGAAAATTCCACCAAGAGCAAGTGCcttctcttggagaatcttcAAGAACAGATTACCTTCCAAGGATAATCTTAGGAGGAGACATGTGGAGTTGCCTTCTTATAATTGTCCTCTTTGCGATGTGGAAGATGAAACTGTTGGTCATGTCATGTACTCATGTATAAAAACTAGGAATCTTTGGTGGGAGACTTTGAGCTGGGTCAATAGAGTGGGTCCTTTCCCCATTGAGCCTAGAGATCATTTTCTGCAATTCTCAAATTGGAGTGGGAAAACCTCAGTAGACAAGAGATGGCAAGTTTTATGGGTAGCTCTATGTATGACTATTTGTAAGCATAGAAATTCTCTGGTGTTCAAAAACCAGACTTTCAGCCCCGAAAAAGTCATGGACGAAGCTTTATTCCATACTTGGTCTTGGTTAAATTGTATAGAGAAAGATTTTCATACTCATTTTAATCATTGGTCTACTAGATTGAAGGAAGAAATGTCTTAGGGTTGTTTGATTGCTGGGTATCCAGCTACTGTGATTTTATCTATAGTAGTTGGGTTCGGCAGGATCTGCCTTTGTATCTATTTGCTATTTTCAGTACATCTAGTACTGAATCATTATTAATACTATTAaatttttgctgtgcaaaaaaaacaaaattttaaacttagcattttaaattttatctgaATTAAAATTTCTCGGGGTGAACTGGTAAAATGTTAGTATTCTGAAGTTCTCAAATTTCTCTTCACAAACTTTTGTGTCTGTTCCTGATTTCAAATGCTTATATTACATCTGTTGCAGCGTGTTCTATATGTGGACATTGATATCCACCATGGAGATGGTGTGGAGGAAGCTTTCTACACTACTGACAGAGTCATGACTGTTTCTTTCCATAAATTCGGTGACTATTTTCCTGGAACTGGGGATGTACGTGATATTGGATatggaaaaggaaaatattacTCTCTTAATGTTCCACTTGATGATGGCATTGATGATGAGAGTTATCATTTTTTGTTCAAACCAATAATCGGAAAAATAATGGAAGTGTTCCGGCCTGGTGCAGTAGTTCTCCAGTGCGGTGCTGATTCTTTATCTGGAGACCGATTGGGATGTTTCAATCTTTCAATTAGGGGTCATGCAGAGTGTGTCAAATACATGAGATCATTCAATGTGCCCCTCTTGCTACTAGGTGGTGGTGGCTACACCATTCGGAATGTTGCTCGTTGTTGGTGCTATGAGGTAGAATGttgtttcaattaataaaatttctgccatttatttattgtaatatcaCTAAATATAAGGTAGCCTGATTCATAGGACTACCATATCTTATTCAGGGTGCTACAACCCACAAGTGGGGTTAATGTCATGAAATTCCAATATTTTCTCCATCTTTCATATGTTGATTATTTAAAATGCAGAATTCTAAACATGAAGTAACTTGTTCAGTGGCAGTAGTTATGTTGGAGTGGTCAAAGTAGTTGAGTTATTGTTTCATTTTGCTTGTCTTgaactataaaatataaattagatatCCTAAAGCTTCTTAGTATTCAATGGGGCTTACCATGTAGCTGTTGTTTCTCACTTCTCAGCTTTCATGTTTAGTTATGTATTACTTGAGTAATTGTTTTGTAAAGAATTTAATCCAAATACAGAAAATTATACATGTTATAACTTATATGTTAAGGCAGACAGGAGTTGCTCTTGGAATAGAAGTTGATGACAAAATGCCACAGCACGAGTATTATGAATATTTTGGTCCAGATTATACCCTTCATGTTGCCCCAAGTAACATGGAAAACAAGAATTCCTGGCATTTACTTGAAGAAATTCGATCTAAACTACTTGAAAATCTTTCCAAGCTGCAGCATGCTCCTAGTGTCCAATTTCAGGAAAGGCCTCCTGATTCTGATCTTGGAGAGGTAAACCTCTACTGccatatattttactttatagGAGTATATTTATTCGATAGacttttttcctttcttagCTTCTATGTATAAGATTAACTACAGTTAATTGTACTGCTATAGTTAACTGACTAGAGTCAATTGACAGTTATCTCTGTGTAACTGCCTATATAAAATGAGGTGTAACCCTTTCTCATTGGGTTGAATAATATTTCTCTTGGCCTCAATTCTGTTAGtgatattttctctctttgagATTTCTATATGGTATGATAGAGTtttgtttcaatcaatcatgGCTTCCGCTCCTCCTCGTTCCCCTCCTCCACCAAGGAACAGTGGCTCTCTGGGTTCTTCGGCGGTTATCACTACAAAGGAGTTTTCGCACTCCATCTCACAAAAGCTTAACAATTCCAACTACCTCCTTTGGGGTCAACAGGTTGAACTTGTTCTCAAAGGACATTGCCTTTTTCATATTCTCATTAAACTGTAGATTCTGCCTTGATATCTCATCATTGTCGATCGTGATGCTGGTGTTACTTTGCCCTCTGTTCTTGCTTTAGAGCAACAGGATCAGCTCCTTCTATCGTGGCTTCAATCTACTATTTCCGGCGAGGTGCTTCTGCGGCTTGTTGGTTGCTAAACTACGTGGCATCTTTGGGACAAGCTCCACATGCACTTTTACTCCATTGTTCGTGCGAAAAAGCAGCAACTCCGCAATGATTTACATGACATTTTTCTGACCAATAGTTCAATTTCTGACTATTTGTTTCGCATTCAAACCATTATTGATTCTCTCGTCGATGAACAGCATGTGTTTGAATCCGATCGTGTTGACATCGTTCTTGACGTCACTGGGTATTCATTTGAAAAATAcccatggattttttttatactcaCGGGTATCGATGGatacttcaaattttaaaaaaaattaaaaatagtgatTTTCAACATCAAGTAAAGCTAGTGAATTAAAAATCAAGAgcaaaaaagaaacattaataCAACAAAATTAAGCATGAAATAAGTATGTCTTAAGCATGAATAAACATAAATCCaaagtacaaataaaattacaatttctcAAAGCATAAGTTCCAAGAAAAACATTAGtccaaataaattgaaaatattatatatatatatatatatagagagagagagagagagagagattgagGGTGAAACAATATCAAAATTAGATTTAGGtaatatggtttttttttctttgataatacatatatatatatatatatatatatatgtataaggaTACTTTATAATTTCACAGGTAGTAGGTATCCATGGGTACGAGTACTATGATATTCGTACCCTATCCATTATCGAGCGGGTAAAAAAATACGCGTACCCCCGTGGGTAACGAATACCCATTTAAAGTATCCACCATTTAACCATGGCGGATTTTATCCATGAGTATGGATTTTTCTGCCATCCCTAGCTCCGACGACCTATCCTTTTGACAACTCACCATCTGAAATGCCTTTTCATCGATCTATAAGGTGTTGTTAATGGCGTCAGAGACGGGCCAATCAAACCACAAACCCCATAAGTCTGCCCCAATCAGACCTTGTTTGGTGGGTCCCATTCTGCAAACAATGTGTGCAAGTTTCCTGCTGTTTGTTGTGTTTGCCTTCTCTATGTCTTGACGATGGCTCCCACATGCCACTACCTTGTGCTTGTCACTCATTTTTCAATGAAGAACATTTTGGTTGTCAATCCTGCTGTCGGCCATTGCCTTTTGCTTGCTGCTCACCATCTGAAATGAAAGAGACGAAGAACTTTCCAGTCGCCTATCCTGCCGCCCTTTTTCGACATGTTTTTCAATGACTTTTATGTGCTTCGTTGGTTGTGTATTTCTGCATTGTTTTCCTTGCCCATGGCTATTTATAATGATTTCCTCTCTTtcaagtttaaataattttgggtTTCCACTAATATTGGTTTGAAGCTTCCAAATGTGGTTCTTAAGAAGGTCAAAACTTACTTTGCTTGCCATAAATTTTCTTAGGCCGACGGTTATTCCAACTCTCTAACAATGTTATCTTTCTAGCAATACTCCCCGACTTCGCCAACATCCCGAAGTTGTCTTTCAAACCATTGTTTTTTGGTGGAACtccatttttatgtttatttagttGGGAATAAATTTTCTTGTGACAAGCTGAGAGCTTATACTTTAAGGGGggtaaaataatatacatttaTTATAGGAAAGCAGGATTTGATTTTGAGGAAACAAAGTATCCTCTCATTATTAGTATCTATTGTTATTACATCCATTTAATAGTGCATCCGTGGGGTTCTCAGACATAATTTCCAGACAAATATCCCTCTGTTTTCCCCTATTTTAACAATCGAAATTAAGGCAGCTTTCCAACACTTACCCTCACACTCAAGGCTACCCGCCTGGAGAGTGGCAAACGCAAGTGGCCCATCAATGGATCTAAGATAGGCTCTGATATCATATTACAATTTGGGTTTAGGCTTAAGTCAACCCTACAAAACTAGCTTTTAAGGTGAGGATTGTCCCCGacttatatattctatcttAACACTATCCCAAGACAAAATGTGGAACTTCAACACACCCCTTTTACCCACAGCCACCCACTACAACTAAGGTGGGTTAGGGGTGACCGCACCTAAGGTGACTTTCCAACACTGTACAACCAATAATTCGAGTAGATTGTATACTCTAACACCCATTTTGACTAGAGTATATAAAGCTTAGGCACCCCTCTCCTTACAAAGTTGGTTTTGTAGGGATTAGTTAGACCCAAAATCTAACATAAATCAACAAACGAAAACAAATCTTAACTTATCTGAATCCTTATCCGTACTAGATTTTGACTTTTGTCTTCTTATTGAAGCTCATTTCGAAATGCTCACATACACATGCGTACAATTTTTCAGGCCGATGAAGATCATGATGATGGAGATGGGCCATGGGATCCAGATTCTGACATGGACATTGATGTCGAACGGTATTCTGCTTTATACTCAATTTCTTTCTTATGAGATTAAATATCACATGATCATGTCCTCAATTTGTGGCCTCGTTTATCAGTGAGCTTGTCTCGAGCaaagtaaagaaagaaatttCTGAACATCAGCCCAATGATCTGGTATGtgtctcttggtttttgaatcatttaattaaattatagtaaTTTCATTCATGTTGAGACTCTAATAGTGGTAAAACATGTTATACATGTCAGAAATTGTATATAAATCTATTGAATTAGCCATGTTTTCAGAGACAATCTAAAATTATACTTAGtacattatttcaattatataaatgttGCAATCACAATATTTGCATAAATGTTAATGCACTGTTCAACAAAAAAAGTAACCATTACTCCCGAATGAATGTTTTCTAATTTCACTGTTAATAGATAATATCAAAACCCTATGAGTTTTTTACATAGCACTAtcccatttaattttgttttattttcaagttGTTCCATTTGACCTTGATCCCTTGAAGTTTATCCCAAGAGTAACTTTAAAAGTTAATGGGTGAGTTATATGTGTGTAATAAGGAGTTAAGTTATTCCAAGAGTAACTATTTTTAAGAGTAACTCCTTATTctcacattttattttcttttaatctaacGATCAAAGAGGAAATATAAGGTTGGTTGATTAGTTAAGAAAGAAGGAGAGGAGGAAAAAGTCGTAGGTTCGATCCCTCCTgctataaaaaaactaacaaactaaccattaacatttgccaataaaaaaaattcgaacGATCTAAGATAAGTTATTCATTCAAAtcagattaaaagaaaatgaaaaatgaggatGGAGAATAACTTTTTTCAAGTTACTCTTGAagtaatttgatatatatacatacatacatacatatatatatatatatatatagagagagagagagagaacataTCATAtgagaaaaagttattttatgaGAATGAGAAGATTAAATTTGGACCGTATAACCAAACATGGACGGTCAAAATTTAATGTCATGTGACTACTTAAAAAGTCATGTGAGTTTTTGACATTAAATCTCAACCCTCTATTTATGGTTTAACAGTCTAGATTTAATCAACTCACTTTCATATAAGATGTTTCCTCTCATAAGATgtttcctttatatatatatatataagactcTAAGAGTTActctttatcattatcattcattttcttgaaaTCTAATGAGTAATTAATCTTCAACCCTAGATCCCTTGAAGTTTATCCCAAGAGGAACTTTAAAAGTTAATGATTCAAGGTGAGTTACATGTGTGTAATAAGAAGGATTCAAGTTACTCCAAGGGTAACTATTTTTAAGAGTAACTCCTCGTCCtcaccttttattttcttttaatctaacGATCAAagaggagatataaggttggttgATTGGTTAAGAAAGAAGGGGAGGAGGGAAAAGTCATGGGTTCGATCCCTCCTGCtataaaaaactaacaaactaaccattaacatttgccgataaaaaaattataaaaatcaaagataaGTTATTCGTTAAAAtcagattaaaagaaaatgaaaattgaggATGGAGAATAACTTTTTTCAAGTTACTCTTGGaataatttgatatatatatatatatatatatatatatatatatatatatagagagagagagagagagagagagagagagggagaaggaagacaTATCACATGAGAGGAAGTTATTTTATATGAGAGTGAGAGGATTAAATCTGGACCATATAACCAAATATGGACGGTCAAGATTTAATGTCATGTGATTACTAAAAAAGTCATGtgagttttttaaaatgtaatgtgATTTTTTGACGTTAAATCTCaaccctctatttatagttataCGGTTCAGATTTAATCATCTCACTTTCATATAAGATTtcctttcatatatatatatataagagagaGACTCTAATAGTTACTCCTTATCCTTATCATCTATTTTCTTGAAATCTAATGCGTAACTAATCTTAACTAGTAGATTGTAAGAAAATGAATAGTGGAACCAAGGATGGTGAGTAATTCTAAATGAgttactcttgatgtaattcattttaaatgaaTGGTATACTCTTTTGGAGTGTACCTTCCAAATAGGTGTCCCTAAGACTAAAAGGTAAGGATTGGTACTTGGAAATATGTAAAgaattgaatattattttatgataatgaGTACAAGTATATATATAGGGAGTCCTGATATTTACTCGCTATAATCTTGCTGTCAAAATTTTAGTTAAGGGAACtaagttaaaagaaaattgtagaaattaaaataagaaaataatat comes from the Glycine soja cultivar W05 chromosome 6, ASM419377v2, whole genome shotgun sequence genome and includes:
- the LOC114414387 gene encoding histone deacetylase 19-like — protein: MDTGGNSLPSAPDGVKRKVCYFYDPEVGNYYYGQGHPMKPHRIRMTHALLAHYGLLQHMQVHKPFPARDRDLCRFHADDYVAFLRSITPETQQDHLRQLKRFNVGEDCPVFDGLYSFCQTYAGGSVGGAVKLNHDQCDIAVNWAGGLHHAKKCEASGFCYVNDIVLAILELLKQHERVLYVDIDIHHGDGVEEAFYTTDRVMTVSFHKFGDYFPGTGDVRDIGYGKGKYYSLNVPLDDGIDDESYHFLFKPIIGKIMEVFRPGAVVLQCGADSLSGDRLGCFNLSIRGHAECVKYMRSFNVPLLLLGGGGYTIRNVARCWCYETGVALGIEVDDKMPQHEYYEYFGPDYTLHVAPSNMENKNSWHLLEEIRSKLLENLSKLQHAPSVQFQERPPDSDLGEADEDHDDGDGPWDPDSDMDIDVERELVSSKVKKEISEHQPNDLEDQTSGEHLRGSDTAVAETCMKALDISCQKADEDNVKVEQNTVNDLAKETDLKC